The proteins below are encoded in one region of Ostrea edulis chromosome 3, xbOstEdul1.1, whole genome shotgun sequence:
- the LOC125674786 gene encoding uncharacterized protein LOC125674786, translating to MSEAIKDSDHEPILDAKNVQSQDVKEEFDDNMENTKNPIVLCELCKDDKVAGYGYCQDCDDPEILCLPCTRRHMSSRKFKHHKISTHLANLQSMTKGEEKETANDSRHDSDELMGGRMVVSALNFAEHEASDSKASLDDIETSLFNEHNLEGTSYSRLYTISEQGGENKKCGEINHEILDMIKSTNEPTDFTSLLRNGKTPKAIYDVANCNQACQKDTVLKEHANIVSETYSMYKCGSCEYENKDKNATGFCLTCEEPEPLCDECSLQHLKQKLTRNHTLSNDLSKYGECRNFVMCEPCSFSDEEVCAEAFCVDCIEPEPMCRSCAQQHLKQKMSRGHKVCNNIKLLPLIESVRKETRCIPCLYDKVDNFATSICFTCMDPEPMCKNCGKSHEKQRQTRGHEVCFEIYKALPIEKDLRYKIPKTYEKHSNKEEINDELSLDQESSKFQKVLYCDPCMKNDHQTPASGVCYSCNAQTPFCASCIEDHLQINLFRNHKIDFDLTNVHRRIPDTMLNRSQDITENGKSNMKLCKPFIGKVAWDSVQLSWDEYDEKADFYKVRYKIRKPAAHETTEKWRSFPPEIQDTCVTVNGLKAKTYYIFQVRVVKDDTELPYSDSTDPVETRESLASRLLEFSVIVNDCFPKIFQPPFQEDLKTRNPKARTKQIQVGTPKHHITDEKTIMLVGATGSGKSTLVDGIANYAFGVNFEDPFRFSLLQLEEEERKTENQAISQTEWVTVYKIAAQNDGRLVYNLNVIDTPGFGDTRGIERDREIVTQIHNLFAEESVQNISFLDCVCFIVKAPDARLTASQKYVFTAIMSLFGKDIQNNICTLVTFADGAKPPVLASLRESNLTFGPHYLFNNSALFEKNNLSSASLTGMFWEMGFKSFESFFEELKRFETRSLSQTKDVLDKREQLKTIIENLEPQMNAGLSTLSELKTQLDIFEKHKSKIENNQNFTYEVNETVQVKTNLPRGRHVTNCLQCNITCHADCSVADDDKKKRCSAMDKKTGLCKVCTGNCIWSHHKNAKYFFKYETRIVKKTYHEMKEKFERASKDKVTHEEYLEKLNENIEDLSENITLQVERMRICKEQLKEIALCPDPLTSLEHINLLIEAQKIDKLPGYQERINMLLNFQKTVFLDSRVKTFETSVNETQIAVKEKTGRDYRKRNSKRNVVERSWQCVKKFF from the exons ATGTCAGAGGCCATCAAGGACTCGGATCATGAGCCGATATTGGATGCAAAGAATGTGCAAAG TCAAGATGTAAAAGAGGAATTCGACGATAATATGGAAAATACCAAAAATCCAATA GTCCTCTGTGAGCTTTGCAAGGATGACAAAGTAGCAGGCTATGGATACTGCCAAGACTGTGATGATCCAGAGATATTGTGTCTGCCTTGCACTCGTCGCCACATGTCGTCCAGGAAATTCAAACATCATAAGATATCAACCCATCTCGCAAATCTACAATCAATGACAAAAGG tgaagaaaaagaaacagCTAATGATTCTCGGCATGACTCGGACGAGTTGATGGGAGGACGAATGGTTGTTAGTGCACTTAATTTTGCAGAACATGAGGCATCTGATAGCAAAGCAAGTTTGGATGACATTGAAACTTCTTTATTCAATGAACATAATCTGGAAGGAACGAGTTACAGTAGATTGTATACCATTTCTGAACAAGGTGGCGAAAACAAAAAGTGTGGAGAAATTAATCACGAGATATTGGATATGATTAAAAGTACAAATGAGCCCACAGATTTTACGTCATTGTTGAGAAATGGTAAAACTCCGAAGGCTATATATGATGTCGCAAACTGCAACCAAGCATGTCAGAAGGACACTGTTTTAAAAGAGCATGCAAATATTGTGTCTGAAACTTACAGTATGTACAAATGTGGGTCTTGTGAATACGAAAATAAAGACAAAAATGCAACAGGGTTTTGCTTAACTTGTGAGGAACCAGAACCACTTTGTGACGAATGCtcattacaacatttgaaacaGAAACTCACCAGAAATCATACGTTGTCTAATGATTTATCAAAGTACGGAGAATGTCGCAATTTTGTAATGTGCGAACCATGTTCTTTTTCCGATGAAGAAGTTTGTGCTGAAGCATtctgtgtagattgtattgaaCCTGAACCGATGTGTCGATCATGTGCGCAGCAGCATTTGAAACAGAAAATGTCCCGTGGGCATAAAGTATGCAATAACATTAAACTGTTACCTCTTATTGAGAGTGTAAGAAAAGAGACAAGATGTATTCCTTGCTTATACGACAAAGTCGATAATTTTGCGACGTCGATCTGCTTTACCTGCATGGACCCTGAACCTATGTGCAAAAATTGTGGCAAATCCCATGAAAAACAACGGCAGACTAGGGGACATGAGGtctgttttgaaatttacaaagcTCTGCCAATTGAAAAGGATTTGAGATACAAAATTCCTAAAACATATGAAAAACACTCCAATAAAGAAGAAATAAACGATGAATTGAGTTTAGATCAAGAATCATCTAAATTCCAAAAAGTTCTTTACTGCGATCCATGTATGAAAAATGACCATCAAACTCCAGCCTCTGGGGTTTGTTATTCCTGCAATGCACAAACACCATTCTGTGCCTCCTGCATTGAGGACCATTTACAAATTAACTTGTTTAGAAATCACAAAATTGACTTCGACTTGACCAACGTTCACAGAAGAATTCCAGATACCATGCTGAATAG aTCTCAAGATATTACAGAGAATGGAAAATCAAATATG AAACTCTGCAAACCTTTCATAGGAAAGGTTGCATGGGATTCGGTACAGCTGAGCTGGGATGAATATGACGAAAAGGCAGATTTTTATAAAGTTCGCTACAAAATACGAAAGCCAGCAGCACATGAAACGACTGAAAAATGGAGATCTTTTCCACCCGAGATACAGGACACTTGTGTCACTGTAAACGGATTAAAGGCGAAAACGTATTACATTTTTCAAGTTCGCGTTGTTAAAGATGACACAGAACTGCCTTATAGTGACAGTACCGACCCTGTTGAAACTCGAGAGTCATTAGCGAGTAGACTTCTAGAATTTTCTGTTATAGTGAATGACTGCTTTCCCAAAATATTTCAACCCCCCTTTCAAGAGGATTTGAAGACTAGAAACCCAAAAGCAAGGACAAAACAAATACAAGTGG GAACGCCAAAACATCATATTACAGATGAGAAGACCATAATGTTAGTCGGGGCAACTGGATCTGGAAAAAGTACGTTGGTAGATGGAATTGCGAATTATGCTTTTGGTGTCAATTTTGAGGATCCTTTTCGATTTAGTCTATTACAACTTGAGGAAGAAGAGAGAAAAACTGAAAACCAG GCTATTTCACAGACAGAATGGGTAACCGTGTATAAGATAGCAGCTCAGAACGATGGCAGACTTGTATATAACTTAAACGTTATAGATACACCAGGTTTCGGAGATACTAGAGGTATTGAGAGGGATCGCGAAATTGTTACTCAGATCCACAATCTTTTCGCTGAGGAAAGCGTGCAAAACATATCATTTTTGGACTGCGTTTGCTTCATAGTGAAGGCCCCCGACGCCCGTCTTACTGCTTCACAGAAATATGTATTTACAGCAATTATGTCCCTTTTCGGAAAAGATATACAGAACAATATCTGTACCCTTGTCACATTTGCCGATGGGGCAAAACCGCCCGTGTTAGCATCATTAAGAGAGTCGAACTTAACTTTTGGTCCTCATTATCTTTTTAACAACTCAGCTCTTTtcgaaaaaaataatttatccTCGGCTTCATTGACTGGAATGTTTTGGGAAATGGGATTCAAAAGTTTTGAATCTTTTTTTGAAGAATTAAAACGATTTGAAACACGAAGTCTTTCGCAAACCAAAGATGTTCTTGACAAGAGAGAACAACTTAAAACAATCATTGAAAATTTAGAACCTCAGATGAACGCGGGGCTTTCTACTCTGAGTGAATTGAAAACTCAATTAGACATATTCGAGAAACATAAATCAAAGATTGAaaacaatcaaaattttacatacgaAGTCAATGAAACTGTGCAGGTTAAAACAAACTTACCCAGAGGAAGACATGTAACAAATTGCTTGCAATGTAATATCACTTGCCATGCAGATTGTAGCGTTGCCGACGATGATAAAAAAAAGCGTTGCAGCGCAATGGATAAGAAAACTGGTCTCTGCAAAGTTTGTACAGGAAACTGCATCTGGTCACATCACAAAAACGCAAAATACTTTTTCAAATATGAGACAAGAATAGTAAAAAAAACGTATcatgaaatgaaagaaaaatttgAACGAGCCTCGAAAGATAAGGTTACTCATGAGGAATACCTTGAAAAGctcaatgaaaatattgaagatTTGTCTGAAAATATCACACTACAAGTGGAAAGAATGCGTATATGCAAAGAGCAATTAAAAGAAATTGCACTATGCCCTGATCCGCTTACTTCTTTAGAACATATCAATCTATTGATAGAAGCACAAAAAATCGACAAATTGCCTGGGTACCAAGAAAGAATCAACATGTTATTAAACTTCCAGAAAACTGTTTTTCTCGATTCTAGAGTAAAGACATTTGAAACTTCCGTCAATGAAACCCAAATCGCTGTGAAAGAAAAGACTGGACGCGACTATAGAAAGAGGAATTCGAAAAGAAATGTTGTGGAACGGTCCTGGCAATGCGTAAAGAAATTTTTCTGA